One genomic segment of Methanothermococcus okinawensis IH1 includes these proteins:
- a CDS encoding glycosyltransferase family 9 protein encodes MDKYAIKQMLNYIKYIIVKFTELLFYIKYTITPKKNIEYAKSFKKIALICVKPMGLGDLIMDTPFIKTLRKHFPNAEIHLITDKDIFDNVHELDKIIVVNGGIFSLMKEFYKLRKENYDLGIIMNRCINQTIYLELLNPKYKLGYLAGWKILANFRLKKDNLRFTKNEHFWNMSLKIAKSLGINDLEEKLIDIDYSEDVKRNAKKAFDDLKLDSDKKTVIINPFVLWKSRKWDDDNYIELIEKIHGDFNIVLYGGPDSLKSVEYIQKKLNEKGIYIKSVAGKLKLKEAFYFLKFADLFITSDSGPMHFAFLMGAPTLALFGPVNPLYRLPKNFKKYKIYDYLWYHDFKPLKKFYNYEYEYINKEINGLKAIPVEEVKNKIYGFFEKGEFY; translated from the coding sequence ATGGATAAATACGCAATAAAACAAATGTTGAATTATATAAAATATATAATTGTTAAATTTACAGAGCTCCTATTTTATATTAAATATACAATAACTCCTAAAAAAAATATAGAGTATGCCAAATCGTTTAAAAAAATCGCTTTAATATGTGTAAAACCTATGGGATTAGGGGATTTGATAATGGATACTCCTTTTATAAAGACTCTCAGAAAACATTTTCCTAATGCAGAAATACACTTGATAACTGATAAAGATATATTTGATAATGTACATGAATTGGATAAAATAATTGTAGTCAATGGGGGGATTTTTAGTTTAATGAAGGAGTTTTATAAATTAAGAAAAGAAAACTACGATTTAGGAATAATAATGAATCGATGTATAAATCAAACAATATATTTAGAATTATTAAACCCAAAATACAAATTAGGATATTTAGCAGGTTGGAAAATACTGGCAAATTTCAGATTAAAAAAAGATAATCTCAGATTTACTAAAAATGAACATTTTTGGAATATGTCTCTTAAAATAGCTAAGAGCTTAGGTATTAATGACTTAGAAGAGAAACTTATAGATATCGATTATTCAGAGGATGTAAAAAGAAATGCAAAAAAAGCATTTGATGATTTAAAATTGGACAGTGATAAAAAAACAGTTATAATAAATCCATTTGTATTGTGGAAATCAAGAAAATGGGATGACGATAATTATATTGAATTGATAGAAAAAATACATGGTGATTTTAATATTGTTCTTTATGGGGGACCAGATTCGCTAAAATCAGTTGAATATATCCAGAAAAAGTTGAATGAGAAAGGCATATATATTAAAAGTGTTGCTGGAAAGTTAAAACTCAAAGAAGCATTTTATTTTTTAAAATTTGCGGATTTATTTATTACTTCTGATAGTGGTCCAATGCATTTTGCATTTTTAATGGGAGCTCCGACGCTAGCGTTGTTTGGTCCAGTAAATCCACTTTATAGATTACCAAAAAACTTTAAGAAATATAAAATATACGATTATTTATGGTATCATGATTTTAAACCCTTAAAAAAGTTTTATAATTATGAATACGAATATATAAATAAAGAAATTAACGGGTTGAAGGCGATACCTGTCGAAGAAGTTAAAAATAAAATTTATGGGTTTTTTGAAAAAGGAGAGTTTTATTAA
- the asnB gene encoding asparagine synthase (glutamine-hydrolyzing) — protein MCGINGMIRFNGDIEIDELSSMNESIKHRGPDDDGVFVYNGIDYSVGLGHVRLSILDLSEKGHQPMGYVVENDKIIYNDNDLNNADIVIAYNGEVYNYLELKEKYHLKTETGTDTEIILKLYAKFGFDCVKEFNGMWAFCIFDKRKNIIFCSRDRLGIKPFYYYFNENSKEFIFSSELKGIISVKPVNKKENINKDAVGLYFALGFIPSPYSIYKNVFKLESRQNLIFDLNSKEIKKNYYWELPQYNPIHDKNKLIEEGKKLLYDAVKLRMRSDVPVGAFLSGGLDSSTVVGVMKEYTDLKNLHTFSIGFEGKYDETPYINIVKDYFKTNHHHHYFKEEDFEELIDKYSWIYDEPFGDYSGFPTYKVSEMAKQFVTVCLSGDGGDEVFGGYKFHLISKRIEYLKKIPISVRMIFFNILNNNLLKKNPTFYLIKEAIKLSLIKNYEKFYSELLDGDFIISSNGKIWIEKNLKYCLNKTNSQLSESIRVFDLLFRTLSDNFLVKVDRASMANALEVRSPFLDYRFAEFSQKIPNEYKVDFFKTKKLMRKIIKDILPDEIVNRGKGGFEPPLDKWILDDKYRGFLENGLNILEALGLKSLAKFYKNKIFGLNQKYIKNAIKDNKICSIYKIRLFLFAKWWERWINTQ, from the coding sequence ATGTGTGGAATCAATGGCATGATTAGATTTAATGGAGATATTGAAATAGATGAGCTCAGCTCCATGAATGAATCCATAAAACATAGGGGGCCTGATGATGATGGAGTTTTTGTTTATAATGGTATAGATTATTCTGTTGGATTGGGACATGTGAGATTATCGATTTTAGACTTATCGGAAAAGGGACATCAACCTATGGGATATGTTGTTGAAAATGATAAAATTATTTATAACGACAACGACCTAAATAATGCCGATATAGTTATTGCCTATAATGGGGAAGTTTATAATTATTTAGAATTGAAAGAAAAATACCATTTAAAAACTGAAACAGGGACGGATACAGAAATTATTTTAAAATTGTATGCTAAATTTGGTTTTGACTGTGTAAAAGAATTTAATGGAATGTGGGCATTTTGTATCTTTGATAAACGGAAAAATATAATTTTTTGTTCAAGGGATAGATTAGGAATAAAACCTTTTTATTATTATTTTAATGAAAACTCCAAAGAATTTATATTTTCTTCTGAATTAAAAGGAATAATATCAGTTAAACCAGTAAATAAAAAGGAAAATATTAATAAAGATGCTGTCGGATTGTATTTTGCATTAGGATTTATTCCTTCTCCATATTCCATCTATAAAAATGTTTTTAAATTAGAAAGTAGGCAAAATTTAATATTTGATTTAAATAGTAAAGAGATTAAAAAAAATTATTATTGGGAGCTCCCACAATATAATCCAATTCATGATAAAAATAAATTGATTGAAGAGGGTAAAAAGCTATTATATGATGCCGTTAAACTAAGAATGCGTTCAGATGTTCCAGTTGGTGCATTTTTAAGCGGCGGGTTGGATAGCTCCACTGTTGTTGGGGTTATGAAAGAATATACAGATTTAAAAAATTTACATACTTTCTCCATAGGATTTGAGGGAAAATACGATGAAACACCCTATATAAACATAGTCAAGGACTATTTTAAAACAAATCATCACCACCATTATTTTAAAGAGGAAGATTTTGAAGAGCTCATTGATAAATATAGCTGGATTTATGATGAACCTTTTGGAGATTATAGCGGATTTCCAACATATAAAGTTTCTGAAATGGCAAAACAATTTGTTACGGTGTGTTTAAGTGGTGATGGAGGGGATGAGGTTTTTGGAGGATATAAATTTCATCTAATTAGCAAAAGAATAGAATATTTAAAAAAAATCCCCATATCTGTTAGAATGATATTTTTTAACATATTGAACAATAATTTACTAAAAAAAAATCCTACTTTTTATTTAATTAAAGAAGCTATTAAGTTATCCTTAATTAAAAATTATGAAAAATTTTACTCCGAATTACTTGACGGAGATTTTATTATTTCCAGTAATGGTAAAATTTGGATAGAAAAAAATTTAAAATACTGCTTAAATAAAACTAATAGTCAATTATCGGAATCTATTAGAGTTTTTGACTTGTTATTTAGAACATTATCTGATAATTTTTTAGTTAAAGTAGATAGGGCTTCGATGGCAAATGCATTGGAAGTTAGAAGTCCATTTTTAGATTATAGATTTGCAGAATTTAGCCAAAAAATCCCAAATGAATATAAAGTAGATTTCTTTAAAACAAAAAAACTAATGCGAAAGATTATTAAGGACATTTTGCCTGATGAGATAGTTAATAGAGGAAAAGGAGGTTTTGAGCCACCGCTGGATAAATGGATATTGGATGATAAATATAGAGGTTTTTTAGAAAATGGACTTAATATTTTAGAGGCCCTTGGGTTGAAATCTCTTGCTAAATTTTATAAAAACAAGATTTTTGGGTTAAATCAAAAATATATCAAAAATGCAATAAAAGATAATAAAATATGCTCCATTTATAAAATTAGGTTGTTTTTATTTGCTAAATGGTGGGAAAGATGGATAAATACGCAATAA
- a CDS encoding NAD-dependent epimerase/dehydratase family protein, producing MKYKNILITGSAGFIGFHLSKYLLENYNDIQIIGIDNLNNYYNPILKEKRNDILKNYENYNFIKMDFSNWHDLVNNLKNKDIDLIIHLGAQAGVRYSLENPWAYESSNILGTLNIYELARKLNIEKVVYASSSSVYGGNKKIPFSEDDNVDKPVSLYAATKKSNELMAYTYHHLYGIKMTGLRFFTVYGEYGRPDMAYFKFAKKIISNEPIDIYNYGNMERDFTYISDVVDGINSAIKKDFDYEIFNLGNSRPIKLMYFVELIEQYLNKSAEKNFLPMQDGDVLRTYADLSKSRKLLNYSPKVSIEEGLKRFCNWFLENKEWLLKT from the coding sequence ATGAAATATAAAAATATTTTAATAACTGGAAGTGCTGGATTTATCGGATTTCATTTAAGCAAATATCTGTTGGAAAATTATAATGATATTCAGATAATAGGAATTGATAATCTAAATAATTATTACAATCCTATTTTAAAGGAAAAAAGAAATGATATATTAAAAAATTATGAAAATTACAACTTTATTAAAATGGATTTTTCTAATTGGCATGATTTAGTCAATAATTTAAAAAATAAGGATATTGATTTAATAATACATCTTGGAGCTCAGGCTGGTGTGAGATATTCTTTGGAAAATCCTTGGGCTTATGAATCATCAAATATATTGGGAACATTAAATATATATGAGCTCGCTAGAAAGTTGAATATAGAGAAGGTGGTTTATGCTTCTTCATCGTCGGTTTATGGAGGGAATAAAAAGATTCCATTCAGTGAAGACGATAATGTAGATAAACCTGTTTCTTTGTATGCTGCAACAAAAAAATCAAATGAATTAATGGCATACACTTACCACCACCTATACGGCATAAAGATGACAGGGTTAAGATTTTTCACAGTTTATGGTGAGTATGGAAGACCTGATATGGCATATTTTAAATTTGCAAAGAAAATAATATCAAATGAACCTATTGATATATATAATTATGGAAATATGGAGAGAGATTTTACCTATATATCGGATGTCGTAGATGGGATAAATTCAGCTATTAAAAAGGATTTTGATTATGAAATTTTTAATTTGGGGAACTCACGACCTATTAAGTTGATGTATTTTGTAGAGCTCATAGAACAATATCTCAATAAAAGTGCAGAAAAGAATTTTTTGCCTATGCAGGATGGGGATGTTTTAAGAACCTATGCAGATTTAAGTAAAAGCAGGAAATTGTTAAATTATAGTCCAAAGGTTTCTATTGAGGAAGGGCTAAAAAGGTTTTGCAATTGGTTTTTGGAAAATAAAGAATGGTTGTTAAAAACATAA
- a CDS encoding nucleotide sugar dehydrogenase: MKISVIGTGYVGLIQSVGLAEFGFDVVGIDIDETKVKHLNNGKCPLYEDGLDELLQKHVGNKLKFTTSYEEIKDSDVIFLCVGTPQDDEGNADLRFIYSATESIKKILDNEHYKIIVIKSTVPVGTNRKIKALLKDYNVDIVSNPEFLREGIAVHDFFNPERIVLGFENLENKKPIEIMKKVYGNFNNTPFIITDWESAEMIKYASNAFLATKISFVNELSKLSDEVGADIKTISKAMGIDKRIGNKFLNAGIGYGGSCFHPDEVIFVDFGNGLECMTFKELFDELSKNNNRSVKILSINKDLKLDLVNLKLITKRDYSDDLIVLKTSMGREIKITKDHPIVVLNGNKLHIKLAEDVKERDEIALPNGEFNSNCNKNNNNSNNINNIITIDVLEEIKNTPLIEKTFLNNKNMVLNEFDNIRAHLSNKYIYDIKKNGTVRVKDMLPIRSILNKYNHNSNRLFTVRSKSTTIPSVIKIDGDFARLIGYYLAEGWISEDCNKKGNVRKRMGFSFGAHEEEYINDVKNILNKLDINYIEKIKNGSHAIIISSKLLAYIFEKVLKCGNNCYNKQIPPQIFNSPSNIKWEFLKGILRGDGGIVKLNNNKNLNIEYGTVSKKLANSLMVLLQSFGIITSLKRCHNNKSTTLTYIIRINGLNQVKKIGELFGDKWNNYKEIADNYKRNIKPVGYKKSDNYASLKVKSIEREYYNGEVYSVETDNNLLISSYGLLVHNCFPKDVKALIKQFENNNISPKLIKATDEVNEEQIIWFFDKIKNYYNKDINQKTFAVLGLAFKPNTDDLRESRGIKLIDLLLKDGAVVKGFDYVEKARENTINRYKLDKSKAFYGYNLYILDNLYETVKDADAIIITTEYDFNNEDWEKINKLVKNKVVFDGRNIIDRDRIKKLGFEYYGVGRR, translated from the coding sequence AACACCGCAGGATGATGAAGGAAATGCAGATTTAAGATTTATTTATTCAGCTACGGAATCCATTAAAAAAATATTGGATAATGAGCACTATAAAATTATTGTTATAAAATCCACAGTTCCTGTTGGGACAAATAGAAAGATTAAAGCATTATTAAAAGATTATAATGTTGATATAGTTTCAAATCCAGAATTTTTAAGAGAAGGAATTGCAGTTCATGATTTCTTTAATCCTGAGAGAATTGTATTGGGCTTTGAAAATTTAGAGAACAAAAAACCAATAGAGATTATGAAAAAGGTTTATGGCAATTTTAACAACACTCCGTTTATAATTACCGATTGGGAAAGTGCTGAGATGATAAAATATGCATCCAATGCATTTTTGGCAACAAAAATTTCCTTTGTAAATGAGCTCTCAAAGTTATCCGATGAAGTTGGTGCAGATATAAAAACTATAAGTAAAGCCATGGGCATCGATAAAAGAATTGGAAACAAGTTTTTAAACGCTGGAATAGGCTATGGAGGGAGCTGTTTCCATCCTGATGAAGTAATATTTGTAGATTTTGGAAATGGATTGGAATGTATGACATTTAAAGAATTATTTGACGAGCTCAGTAAAAACAATAATAGAAGCGTAAAAATATTATCTATTAATAAAGATTTAAAATTGGATTTGGTAAATCTAAAATTAATAACAAAAAGAGATTATTCCGATGATTTAATTGTTTTAAAAACTTCGATGGGAAGAGAAATAAAAATAACAAAAGACCACCCTATCGTTGTATTGAATGGAAATAAACTACATATTAAATTGGCAGAAGATGTTAAAGAAAGGGATGAAATAGCACTACCTAATGGAGAATTTAATAGTAATTGTAATAAAAATAATAATAACAGCAATAATATTAATAATATCATTACAATCGATGTATTGGAAGAAATAAAAAATACACCATTAATTGAAAAAACATTTTTAAATAATAAAAATATGGTGTTGAATGAATTTGATAATATAAGAGCTCACCTATCGAACAAGTATATCTATGATATAAAGAAGAATGGAACGGTGAGAGTAAAGGATATGCTACCTATAAGAAGCATATTAAATAAATATAACCATAATTCAAATAGGCTATTCACCGTTAGAAGCAAATCTACAACAATTCCATCGGTTATAAAAATAGATGGCGATTTTGCTAGATTGATAGGGTATTACTTAGCAGAAGGTTGGATTTCAGAGGATTGTAATAAAAAAGGTAATGTTAGAAAAAGAATGGGTTTCTCATTCGGAGCTCATGAGGAGGAATATATCAACGATGTTAAAAACATATTGAATAAATTGGATATAAATTACATCGAAAAGATTAAAAATGGTTCTCATGCCATAATAATATCTTCAAAATTGTTGGCATATATATTCGAAAAGGTATTAAAATGCGGAAATAATTGTTATAACAAGCAGATACCACCGCAGATATTTAATTCACCATCAAATATTAAATGGGAATTCTTAAAAGGTATTTTAAGAGGAGATGGTGGTATTGTTAAACTAAACAATAATAAAAATTTAAATATTGAATATGGAACAGTAAGTAAAAAATTGGCAAATTCTTTGATGGTATTATTGCAATCATTCGGCATCATTACATCACTAAAAAGATGCCACAATAACAAAAGCACTACATTGACATATATTATAAGAATAAACGGATTAAATCAGGTTAAAAAAATCGGAGAATTATTTGGGGATAAATGGAATAACTACAAAGAAATTGCAGATAATTATAAAAGGAATATAAAACCTGTTGGTTATAAAAAATCTGATAACTATGCATCGTTGAAGGTTAAATCCATTGAAAGAGAATATTATAATGGAGAGGTATATAGTGTAGAAACAGATAATAATTTGCTAATATCTTCTTATGGATTGTTAGTTCATAACTGCTTCCCGAAAGATGTTAAAGCACTTATAAAACAGTTTGAAAACAACAATATATCTCCAAAATTGATTAAAGCCACCGATGAAGTAAATGAAGAGCAAATAATCTGGTTCTTCGATAAAATTAAAAATTATTATAACAAAGATATAAATCAAAAAACCTTCGCAGTGTTGGGTTTGGCATTTAAACCAAATACCGATGATTTAAGAGAAAGTCGAGGTATAAAATTAATAGATTTACTTTTAAAAGATGGTGCAGTAGTTAAAGGATTCGATTATGTTGAGAAAGCGAGAGAAAATACCATTAATAGATATAAGTTAGATAAATCAAAAGCATTTTATGGATATAACTTATATATATTGGATAATTTATACGAAACCGTAAAAGATGCCGATGCTATTATAATTACCACAGAATATGATTTTAATAATGAAGATTGGGAAAAAATAAATAAATTGGTTAAAAATAAAGTTGTATTTGACGGTAGAAATATTATCGATAGAGATAGAATAAAGAAATTAGGATTTGAATATTATGGGGTAGGTAGGAGATGA